The Glandiceps talaboti chromosome 9, keGlaTala1.1, whole genome shotgun sequence genome window below encodes:
- the LOC144440221 gene encoding uncharacterized protein LOC144440221 has protein sequence MAPVRLTGLFLVLCFFLNETITSTNIIFYDTVIENGRVEMTCETSIPHVEYYIWYQDGNFFENTSNDFLIINALRRYAGDYSCQAMSNASSETSDNRYLNVLYAPGDPWPECSIDVESTDYMKEGDTIRILCRAIDGNPHPTLEWFDNITGDPLPDSVYSTPSPSDDPPLTTNEVEWDLTSDDNGKIFRCEGDHDVTSTKICFTDELDVKYAPYHPSCTLLDDITYQENTQIEIICTAVGGNPLATLRWINGSSHELLDEIGTPSSGTETSLTYQQIVNRSDNQMDYLCNATNLVLSEPLTCNTGPLIVHFAPKAVHLTGYEPVVKSGDVLDLTCTSESSNPRPSIQWYKNDSELTDNEQEKIGEEEYIDGDFHGTITRQVLSIRLSAEHNTVHFQCEATHTEYDNVESDKLHPVVFFAPSEPSHCDTSLNGPVGPLLEYESLELMCTSCSSNPEADIVWYKDQVPITTGVSATTYSDGWYNGVISTSTFTEEVDYRDHGKQYHCETSNREFDEEFPSNTVYLNVHYVPKLLNANSTSRVEADEGELTKLLCEINCNPLGTITWFDHYGDVITQSATHSITEVKRRTVTSSTLTIDRVAKRDHGLYKCSGGNTIGLLNFSITFTGKTRPDAATDVTVNDKTENTFLVTWTPGDDCGDTQTFYCEYRKSDNNSLWNRTSETSYSNTTIKDLESDTEYEIRVVSLNTFGSESSETVKNSTLPITGRGTPVIAIVLPVLSTFLILAIVVIAVIFVYHRKANIKKTTKDDKSTSRPYVDVHLDDIASPVSTKPYEGLIFNSSNQNDESQLGRDNYEIDVEEPITGMSFNDLTILGNISVGLFTKMVKAKVPLQGIGQVTVCAKLLKDNLNEEAKNCLRREIDFMKNLPRHPHLATMMRYCVDDNPMFCVLEYFPYGSLKSYLRETRDGYKTDTNGNLGNNVDLLLMALQVARGMAFLEENEWVLRMLSARTLQVGCNKVCKISEFSFCTSVMDHPTYERITVKRLPIRWLALESIIDSFYSSKTDVWSYGIVLWEILNLGDDPYPEMTVEDVLYELQQGYRMPKPSHCSVQMYSLMADCWDEDPSERPSFDEITNRIENEIRDLHDTK, from the exons ATGGCACCAGTTCGCCTCACAGGGTTGTTTCTTGTGTTATGCTTCTTCTTGAACG AGACCATTACCTCaactaatattatattttatgataCTGTAATTGAAAATGGCCGAGTAGAAATGACTTGCGAGACATCAATCCCTCATGTAGAGTACTACATTTGGTACCAGGACGGCAACTTCTTTGAAAATACGTCAAATGACTTTCTAATTATTAATGCATTGCGGCGTTATGCTGGTGACTATTCCTGCCAAGCAATGAGCAATGCATCGAGTGAAACCAGTGATAACAGATATCTCAACGTTTTGT ATGCACCAGGCGATCCCTGGCCAGAATGTTCCATTGACGTTGAGTCTACTGACTATATGAAAGAAGGTGACACAATCAGGATACTGTGCAGAGCAATTGATGGAAATCCACATCCCACCTTAGAATGGTTTGATAACATCACTGGTGATCCCCTTCCAGACAGTGTGTATAGCACACCTTCTCCAAGTGATGACCCACCTCTCACAACAAATGAGGTAGAATGGGATTTGACGTCAGATGATAATGGGAAAATATTTAGATGTGAAGGTGACCATGATGTGACAAGTACGAAGATTTGTTTCACAGATGAGTTGGATGTTAAAT ATGCACCTTACCACCCATCATGTACTCTATTAGATGATATTACCTACCAAGAAAACACTCAAATAGAAATCATCTGCACGGCTGTTGGTGGAAATCCATTGGCTACACTGCGATGGATAAATGGTTCAAGTCATGAACTATTAGACGAAATAGGTACTCCATCTAGTGGAACTGAAACGTCCTTAACATATCAACAGATTGTCAATAGAAGTGATAATCAAATGGACTATCTGTGTAATGCAACAAACCTTGTGTTGTCTGAACCACTTACTTGCAATACAGGACCACTTATAGTGCATT TTGCACCGAAAGCAGTTCATCTGACTGGATATGAACCTGTTGTTAAATCTGGAGATGTTCTTGACTTGACCTGTACCAGTGAATCATCAAATCCTCGTCCATCAATTCAATGGTATAAAAATGACAGTGAACTTACAGACAATGAGCAGGAGAAAATCGGTGAAGAAGAATACATTGATGGTGATTTCCATGGGACAATAACTAGACAAGTTCTCAGTATCAGATTATCAGCAGAACATAACACTGTACATTTCCAATGTGAGGCTACACATACAGAATATGACAATGTGGAGTCTGATAAACTTCATCCAGTAGTGTTTt TTGCACCCTCCGAACCTAGCCATTGTGATACATCACTAAATGGACCAGTGGGACCACTGTTAGAATATGAATCATTGGAGTTGATGTGTACGTCGTGTAGTAGTAATCCAGAGGCTGACATAGTCTGGTACAAAGATCAAGTACCAATCACAACGGGTGTTAGTGCTACTACTTATAGTGATGGGTGGTATAATGGAGTAATATCAACGTCTACCTTTACTGAGGAGGTTGATTATCGAGACCATGGTAAACAGTATCATTGTGAGACTTCTAACAGGGAATTTGACGAAGAGTTTCCATCAAATACCGTTTATCTTAATGTGCACT ATGTACCAAAGTTATTGAATGCGAACAGTACCTCACGCGTTGAAGCTGATGAAGGTGAACTTACCAAACTACTTTGTGAAATCAATTGTAATCCACTTGGTACAATCACATGGTTTGACCATTATGGTGACGTCATAACTCAAAGTGCGACTCATTCCATAACAGAAGTCAAACGTCGAACCGTTACATCCAGTACTCTTACCATCGACAGGGTTGCCAAGAGGGAtcatggtttatataaatgtagTGGGGGCAATACTATCGGACTACTTAATTTCTCTATAACATTTACTGGGAAAA CCCGTCCTGATGCTGCTACCGATGTAACTGTGAATGATAAAACAGAAAACACCTTTCTGGTAACATGGACACCTGGTGATGATTGTGGTGATACACAGACATTTTACTGTGAATACAGAAAGAGTGACAACAACAGTTTGTGGAATAGGACGAGTGAGACCAGTTACAGTAACACCACTATAAAGGATTTGGAGTCAGACACTGAGTACGAAATCCGGGTTGTCAGTCTAAATACGTTTGGCAGTGAAAGTAGTGAAACAGTCAAGAACTCAACACTAC CCATAACAGGAAGAGGAACACCAGTCATTGCTATAGTTCTCCCTGTGTTGTCAACATTTCTAATCTTAGCCATTGTAGTAATCGCTGTTATATTCGTGTATCACAGAAAAGCCAATATCAAGAAGACAACTAAAG ATGACAAAAGCACCAGCAG ACCATATGTAGACGTCCACCTTGATGACATTGCTTCTCCAGTATCAACAAAACCTTATGAAGGACTTATATTCAATAGCAGTAATCAAA ACGATGAAAGTCAACTAGGGAGAGATAACTATGAG ATTGATGTAGAGGAACCGATCACTGGGATGTCATTCAACGATTTGACGATACTTGGCAATATAAGTGTCGGATTATTTACCAAAATGGTGAAGGCGAAAGTACCATTGCAAGGAATAGGCCAGGTAACAGTGTGTGCAAAACTTCTCAAGG ATAATTTGAATGAGGAAGCCAAAAATTGTCTACGAAGAGAAATTGATTTTATGAAGAACCTACCAAGGCATCCGCATTTAGCGACAATGATGCGATATTGCGTGGATGACA atccAATGTTCTGCGTCTTGGAGTATTTTCCATACGGGTCATTGAAGAGCTACCTCAGAGAAACTCGTGATGGTTATAAAACAGACACTAATGGTAACCTTGGCAACAATGTGGATCTTTTATTGATGGCTTTACAGGTTGCAAGAGGAATGGCATTCTTGGAAGagaatgag TGGGTTCTACGAATGTTATCCGCCCGAACACTACAAGTTGGGTGCAACAAAGTCTGCAAGATATCAGAATTTAGTTTCTGTACATCAGTAATGGACCATCCAACATATGAACGAATAACTGTG AAACGTCTACCAATACGATGGTTGGCACTTGAGTCAATAATCGATAGTTTTTATTCTTCAAAGACTGATGTCTGGTCCTATGGTATAGTACTTTGGGAAATATTGAATTTGG GTGATGATCCCTATCCTGAAATGACAGTAGAAGACGTCTTGTATGAGTTACAGCAAGGATACAGAATGCCGAAACCAAGTCACTGTTCGGTCCaaat GTACAGTTTAATGGCAGATTGCTGGGATGAAGACCCTTCTGAAAGACCGTCATTTGATGAAATCACTAATCGTATCGAAAACGAAATAAGAGACTTGCATgatacaaaatga
- the LOC144440002 gene encoding tyrosine kinase receptor Cad96Ca-like gives MIAIAGRGLPVIVIVLPVLSTFLILAIVVVAVIFVYRRKADNKKTTKGDESESRPYVDVHLDDLATPVSTTPYEGLRFDECNPSEERQLGEDNYGFDVDEPTTEMSFNDLTILGNISVGLFTKMVKAKIPLQGIGQVTVCAKLLKDNLNDEAKNCLRAEIDFVKNLPRHPQLATMMRYSVNENPVFSVLEYFPYGSLKSYLRETRDNYKTDSDGNLGNSVDLLLMALQVARGMAFLEENELVLRMLSARSLQVGYNKVCKISEFSFCTSVMDHPTYERITANRLPIRWMALEAITDCFYSSKTDIWSYGIVLWEILNLGNDPYPEMTVKDVLYELQQGYRMPKPSHCSVQMYSLMADCWDEDPSERPSFIEITNRIENEIIDLNDTS, from the exons ATGATAG CAATAGCAGGAAGAGGATTGCCAGTCATTGTTATAGTTCTACCCGTGTTGTCAACATTTCTAATCTTAGCCATTGTTGTAGTCGCTGTTATATTCGTTTATCGTAGAAAAGCTGATAACAAGAAGACAACCAAAG gAGATGAAAGCGAGAGCAG ACCATATGTAGACGTCCACCTTGATGATCTTGCTACTCCAGTATCAACAACGCCTTATGAAGGACTTAGATTCGATGAATGCAATCCAA GTGAGGAAAGGCAACTAGGGGAAGATAACTATGGG TTTGATGTAGACGAGCCAACCACTGAGATGTCATTCAACGATTTGACGATTCTTGGCAATATAAGTGTTGGATTATTTACCAAAATGGTAAAGGCGAAAATCCCATTGCAAGGAATAGGCCAGGTAACAGTGTGTGCAAAACTTCTCAAGG ATAACCTAAATGACGAAGCGAAAAATTGCCTACGAGCAGAAATTGATTTTGTGAAGAACCTACCAAGGCATCCACAATTAGCAACGATGATGCGATATAGTGTGAATGAAA ATCCAGTATTTTCGGTCCTTGAGTATTTTCCGTACGGGTCATTGAAGAGCTACCTCAGAGAAACTCGTGATAATTATAAAACAGATAGCGATGGTAACCTTGGTAATAGTGTTGATCTATTACTGATGGCTCTACAGGTTGCACGAGGAATGGCGTTCTTGGAAGAAAATGAG TTGGTTCTACGAATGTTATCTGCCAGATCACTACAAGTTGGATACAACAAAGTCTGCAAGATATCAGAATTTAGTTTCTGTACATCAGTAATGGACCATCCAACATATGAACGAATAACTGCG AACCGTCTACCAATACGGTGGATGGCACTTGAAGCAATAACAGATTGCTTCTATTCTTCAAAGACTGATATCTGGTCCTACGGTATAGTACTTTGGGAAATATTGAATTTGG GTAATGATCCCTATCCTGAAATGACAGTAAAAGACGTGTTGTACGAGTTACAGCAAGGATACAGAATGCCTAAACCAAGTCACTGTTCGGTCCAAAT GTACAGTTTAATGGCAGATTGTTGGGATGAAGACCCTTCTGAAAGACCGTCATTTATTGAAATCACTAATcgtattgaaaatgaaattatagaTTTGAATGATACGAGTTAA
- the LOC144440004 gene encoding nephrin-like, which produces MCYADLQMGPDVEVAVGDDAYLICNASSNYYPQYDDIRWKKGPGFQDADPVTRRFLRDHYPQEGYDRHEIILSGTLRINDTVTDDTDTYWCELYNIITYPPTYDFGSLRLNVIDRPRDARIGVPKWAWEGDPINITCWTPDTYGIQYRWYKDGYMIAPYDPHYETDPESPYLIISHSHRDDSGYYVCAVSNIAGTYFSDDGYLDIFFSPDSPWPTCYNISHRQSDDFLQTGDNFTIICEATDGNPSPFLKWYGDDGFLDDCARSTNPLYPHVTYTICSWLLHKSNNGQTYTCQGTQENTTDITLCYIDDVDVKYAPGVPECYHSSGLHYLEGEHATIECESVDGNPLATLQWVNGSSGDVIMVTDPPSSGEVVHSNYSWLITRTDNQLSFTCNASNLVQVDPLWCSTGVFEVDFAPMEASLEGYNGPIKSDEYLTLTCIIGSSNPPSSIIWYINGDELVDNEYEKIGEESFSDGNFHGTVTQQDLIINAQPTHNGASFMCQATVTDIGGPYSDIITTVVYCE; this is translated from the exons atGTGTTATGCTGATCTTCAAATGGGTCCAGATGTGGAAGTTGCAGTGGGAGATGACGCCTACCTAATTTGTAACGCTTCTTCAAACTACTATCCGCAATATGATGATATTCGCTGGAAAAAGGGACCCGGATTTCAGGATGCTGACCCCGTTACACGCAGATTTCTAAGAGACCATTATCCACAGGAGGGCTATGACAGACATGAAATCATTCTGAGTGGGACTCTGCGCATAAACGACACTGTTACTGATGATACTGATACTTACTGGTGTGAATTGTATAACATAATTACTTATCCCCCTACTTATGACTTCGGCTCTCTTCGATTAAACGTGATCG ACCGCCCACGTGACGCCAGAATCGGTGTACCTAAATGGGCATGGGAAGGTGACCCAATTAACATCACGTGTTGGACACCTGATACGTATGGAATTCAATACCGTTGGTATAAAGATGGATATATGATTGCACCATATGACCCCCACTACGAGACAGATCCTGAGAGTCCTTATCTTATTATCAGTCATTCGCATAGAGATGATTCGGGATATTATGTTTGTGCTGTCAGTAATATTGCTGGAACCTATTTTAGTGACGACGGATATCTAGATATCTTct tttCTCCCGACTCTCCATGGCCCACTTGTTACAACATTTCTCACAGACAGTCTGATGACTTCCTACAAACTGGTGATAACTTTACTATAATATGTGAAGCAACTGATGGCAATCCTTCACCTTTTTTGAAATGGTATGGTGATGATGGTTTCCTTGATGACTGTGCTAGAAGCACAAACCCACTTTATCCACACGTAACATATACGATCTGTAGTTGGTTACTGCATAAATCTAATAATGGGCAGACATATACATGTCAGGGTACGCAGGAAAATACCACTGACATCACGTTGTGTTATATAGACGACGTTGATGTGAAAT ATGCACCTGGTGTACCAGAATGCTATCACAGTTCAGGGTTACACTATTTAGAGGGAGAACACGCTACAATTGAATGTGAATCAGTTGATGGCAATCCCCTGGCTACTCTTCAATGGGTGAATGGATCTTCTGGGGATGTCATTATGGTAACAGATCCACCTTCGAGCGGGGAAGTCGTTCACTCAAACTATAGTTGGCTTATTACCCGTACGGATAACCAATTATCATTTACATGCAATGCTAGCAATTTGGTACAAGTCGATCCATTATGGTGTTCAACTGGAGTATTTGAGGTTGATT TTGCACCAATGGAAGCCTCTCTAGAGGGATACAATGGACCAATAAAATCTGATGAATATCTTACATTAACTTGTATAATTGGAAGCAGCAATCCACCGTCATCAATCATATGGTACATAAACGGTGATGAACTCGTGGATAATGAATATGAGAAAATTGGAGAGGAGTCATTTTCGGATGGCAACTTTCATGGAACAGTTACACAGCAGGATTTGATAATAAATGCACAACCAACTCATAATGGAGCTTCATTCATGTGCCAAGCAACCGTTACAGACATTGGTGGACCATACTCCGATATAATCACAACTGTCGTATATTGTGAGTAG